One genomic region from Ptychodera flava strain L36383 chromosome 14, AS_Pfla_20210202, whole genome shotgun sequence encodes:
- the LOC139148978 gene encoding transmembrane protein 26-like, protein MKCLSVSMVKAALTRILFVCHGFVATWRVVAVREDTVYWLLMIPSLAMLVLELPLTTIVTKAGEWKWFAPSVFLYLSSIVPAIWFLEEDLLAKRLDFAERQGLITTDCSSLNDVRSNHTKYVQVSGVTIPVGLSDNDWVLALQQVFMCSLILGRWLLPKGNISRDQLSQLLLVYIGMAADILEFSSESMDDIAVKCDIILVRCILGIWSWSLLQFTLVLTATKSRKPRFAHASSPKRNNNLQVQQSMTGVKPEGEQGSCCETEVWAILLSIIMQDGPYLAMRLYLLLDRNAINQMMLWFTTKNALVLCLQIYRLIVLCVDKRPKKNLRRVSVGVITTAEVTLSDYVEDESVNTQVRNSRGKLNATKKDDLKGKQEIPISKRNHCHRK, encoded by the exons ATGAAATGTCTGTCAGTGTCCATGGTCAAGGCGGCTCTGACCCGGATTCTTTTCGTTTGCCATGGTTTCGTCGCAACATGGAGAGTTGTTGCCGTCAGGGAAGATACCGTCTACTGGTTACTGATGATACCATCGTTAGCAATGCTGGTACTCGAGCTGCCATTAACAACCATTGTAACGAAAGCGGGCGAGTGGAAATG gTTTGCCCCGAGTGTGTTCCTGTATTTGTCCAGCATCGTTCCAGCCATTTGGTTTTTAGAGGAGGATCTACTTGCAAAGCGTCTCGACTTCGCTGAAAGACAGGGACTGATCACAACGGATTGTTCCTCGCTAAATGATGTCAGGTCAAATCATACCAAATACGTCCAAGTCAGCGGG GTGACAATTCCTGTTGGATTGTCGGACAATGATTGGGTACTGGCGCTGCAACAAGTGTTCATGTGTTCTCTCATCTTGGGAAGATGGCTTCTACCGAAAGGCAACATATCACGTGACCAACTCTCACAGCTTCTCCTGGTTTACATAGGTATGGCTGCCGATATTTTAGAGTTTTCGTCAGAAAGTATGGATGACATCGCCGTGAAGTGCGATATTATACTGGTGAGATGCATCCTGGGAATATGGTCATGGAGTCTGCTACAGTTTACATTGGTTCTGACAGCCACGAAGTCGAGGAAACCGCGTTTTGCGCATGCGTCGTCGCCGAAGAGAAACAACAACCTACAGGTACAACAGTCGATGACCGGCGTCAAACCTGAAGGTGAACAAGGCAGCTGTTGCGAAACGGAAGTTTGGGCCATTCTCCTGTCAATCATCATGCAAGACGGTCCGTATCTGGCCATGAGGCTTTATTTACTGCTCGACAGAAACGCCATCAACCAAATGATGCTGTGGTTCACAACCAAAAACGCTCTGGTTCTCTGTCTTCAGATCTACCGCCTGATTGTTCTCTGTGTGGACAAGAGGCCGAAGAAGAATCTAAGAAGGGTTAGCGTTGGCGTTATTACAACGGCAGAAGTCACTCTGAGCGACTACGTGGAAGATGAAAGCGTCAATACCCAAGTAAGAAACAGTAGAGGGAAACTGAACGCAACGAAGAAAGACGACTTGAAAGGAAAACAAGAAATACCAATATCAAAACGCAATCATTGCCATCGTAAATGA
- the LOC139148976 gene encoding UNC5C-like protein — MTTSPAKQLRLISPEIEDSPQAQSVTAMSQVASDGSCPLGEAGCLPKLLSEPSSGTDALKQRARGDDFVVGKFDHTGGHLLLSFQGVHLFIPPGAIPKDEVREIFMYASRETQHVSQLSDQHGQLISPVVICGPHGSKFESDVILSFHCTGKGFDDIKAVYSATDVDEGCQFVELSDVEGACSLYNDTTGKGSIILRHFTGGAFCGKVNSDIEGGNKKWITLYVFYSEKSVDVKLRVRCTDNSEDNERFVFGEEKMLTGKQCTSSKQLKFDVLAGDVSVSLENIEEGWERFPSSGTNSQIMSREILVEHGQDCCEFIAKRCDGLPQQPTAFRCSLHIKQEGNECFSPNRPIAISLDFATSRQACKSIFTEGTREKMKTLLDPENPIGNDWRKFAEKLDLNGSINYLQSQYPHKSPTLFLLNYWEGNLTNPHSPVAELKDLSHFFRSIQRDDVGSLIDVCLSFDGLYRQSSSPTSESKLQHDDSSDTGYCSSPPQDISPSLRSSDSYQGFPSVSE; from the exons ATGACAACGTCACCGGCCAAGCAACTGAGACTAATCTCCCCTGAAATAGAAGATTCTCCTCAAGCGCAAAGTGTTACAGCGATGTCTCAAGTAGCCAGTGACGGTAGCTGCCCCCTTGGAGAAGCTGGATGTCTACCAAAGTTATTATCTGAACCCAGTAGCGGAACTGATGCGCTGAAACAGAGGGCAAGGGGAGATGATTTTGTTGTTGGGAAATTCGACCATACGGGAGGGCATTTACTTCTATCGTTTCAGGGTGTTCATTTATTCATACCCCCTGGAGCAATCCCAAAGGATGAAGTGAGAGAGATATTTATGTACGCAAGCCGGGAAACCCAGCATGTCAGTCAACTGTCTGACCAACATGGACAGCTAATATCTCCTGTTGTAATATGTGGCCCCCATGGTTCAAAATTCGAATCAGATGTTATACTTAGTTTCCATTGCACTGGGAAGGGTTTCGATGATATCAAAGCTGTTTATTCGGCAACTGATGTAGACGAAGGTTGTCAATTCGTCGAATTATCCGATGTTGAGGGGGCTTGCTCGTTGTATAATGATACAACGGGGAAGGGAAGTATCATACTGCGTCACTTTACAGGTGGTGCGTTCTGTGGGAAAGTAAATTCTGATATCGAAGGCGGAAACAAAAAATGGATCACTTTATATGTGTTTTATTCCGAAAAGAGTGTGGACGTGAAACTTAGAGTGCGCTGCACTGACAATAGCGAGGATAATGAG AGGTTTGTCTTTGGCGAAGAGAAAATGTTGACTGGCAAACAATGCACGTCAAGCAAACAGCTAAAGTTTGATGTCTTGGCTGGAGACGTGTCTGTATCGTTAGAGAATATCGAAGAGGGATGGGAACGTTTCCCATCGTCGGGGACAAACAGTCAG ATCATGTCACGTGAAATACTGGTTGAACATGGGCAAGATTGCTGCGAATTCATCGCAAAGAGATGTGATGGACTTCCCCAACAACCAACGGCTTTCAGATGTTCTTTGCATATCAAGCAAGAGGGCAATGAATGTTTTTCCCCGAATAGGCCTATTGCCATATCTTTG GATTTTGCCACCAGCCGACAGGCTTGTAAGTCGATCTTCACTGAAGGAACACGGGAGAAAATGAAGACTTTGCTAGATCCCGAAAACCCGATCGGCAATGACTGGAGGAAATTTGCTGAAAAACTTGACTTAAATGGTTCTATTAATTACTTGCAGTCGCAATATCCGCACAAAAGTCCCACACTATTCCTTCTTAATTATTGGGAGGGTAATTTGACGAATCCACACTCTCCGGTCGCAGAACTTAAAGACTTAAGTCATTTCTTTCGCAGTATTCAGCGAGATGACGTCGGATCTTTGATAgatgtttgtttgtcatttgatgGTCTGTATCGACAAAGTAGTTCTCCTACATCAGAGTCTAAATTGCAACACGATGATTCGTCGGATACCGGCTACTGCTCCTCCCCACCTCAAGACATTTCTCCAAGTCTAAGATCCTCAGACTCATATCAAGGGTTTCCTAGTGTCAGCGAAtag
- the LOC139148979 gene encoding uncharacterized protein, with amino-acid sequence METGKRSTVTFIITLVYAVLSSIQSGQADPASSGCDEAPYTYCLDHGESQGCKCYPCADICPEFSSNSSSPRTAPSYQCLRECSDYVKLFERRTSCNQQVQCKTWIQRVMDKSMSEKLTVVLLVVILALVIRVYCVTLRLQQTAQEIKLMCKEHCDAGQLMRAYDGTNQHVLVPDLMKSPKAAELFSQACVSTTRM; translated from the exons ATGGAGACTGGTAAAAGGTCAACGGTAACGTTTATCATAACTCTCGTATACGCAGTCTTGTCCTCAATACAGAGCGGGCAAGCTGACCCAGCGTCTAGTGGTTGTGACGAAGCTCCATACACATACTGCTTGGATCACGGTGAAAGTCAAGGCTGTAAATGTTATCCCTGTGCTGATATTTGCCCTGAGTTTTCGAGCAATTCTTCAAGCCCACGAACAGCGCCATCGTACCAGTGTCTGCGAGAATGCAGCG attACGTGAAGCTGTTTGAGCGGCGTACAAGTTGCAACCAGCAAGTACAGTGCAAAACATGGATTCAGC gtgtaatggacaaGTCGAtgtcagaaaaattgactgttgtTCTGTTAGTTGTGATTCTGGCGTTGGTAATACGAGTGTACTGTGTAACATTGCGACTTCAACAGACAGCACAAGAAATAAAGCTGATGTGTAAAGAACATTGTGATGCAGGTCAACTGATGAGGGCGTACGACGGCACGAATCAACATGTACTCGTACCTG atttaatgaaGTCGCCGAAAGCAGCCGAGCTCTTTTCCCAGGCATGTGTCTCTACCACGAGAATGTAA